One Solanum lycopersicum chromosome 4, SLM_r2.1 DNA window includes the following coding sequences:
- the LOC101260126 gene encoding ADP-ribosylation factor 1 isoform X2: MGMSFTKLFSRLFAKKEMRILMVGLDAAGKTTILYKLKLGEIVTTIPTIGFNVETVEYKNISFTVWDVGGQDKIRPLWRHYFQNTQGLIFVVDSNDRDRVVEARDELHRMLNEDELRDVVLLVFANKQDLPNAMNAAEITDKLGLHSLRQRHWYIQSTCATSGEGLYEGLDWLSNNIANKS; this comes from the exons ATGGGGATGTCATTCACCAAGCTTTTCAGTCGGCTTTTCGCCAAGAAAGAAATGCGAATTCTCATGGTTGGACTTGATGCAGCTGGTAAGACCACCATATTGTACAAGCTCAAGCTGGGCGAGATCGTTACTACTATTCCTACCATTG GTTTCAATGTGGAGACTGTTGAGTACAAGAACATCAGCTTCACTGTTTGGGATGTCGGGGGTCAGGACaag atTCGTCCATTATGGAGGCACTATTTCCAGAACACTCAGGGTCTCATTTTCGTGGTTGATAGCAATGACAGAGATCGCGTTGTGGAGGCAAGAGATGAGTTGCATAGGATGTTAAATGAG GACGAGCTTCGGGATGTTGTGCTTCTTGTTTTTGCTAACAAACAAGATCTTCCCAATGCAATGAATGCTGCCGAAATAACTGATAAGCTTGGACTGCACTCTCTTAGGCAGCGTCACTG GTACATTCAGAGCACCTGCGCAACATCAGGAGAGGGACTTTATGAGGGTCTTGATTGGTTGTCTAACAACATAGCTAACAAA TCCTAA
- the LOC101260126 gene encoding ADP-ribosylation factor isoform X1, which produces MGMSFTKLFSRLFAKKEMRILMVGLDAAGKTTILYKLKLGEIVTTIPTIGFNVETVEYKNISFTVWDVGGQDKIRPLWRHYFQNTQGLIFVVDSNDRDRVVEARDELHRMLNEDELRDVVLLVFANKQDLPNAMNAAEITDKLGLHSLRQRHWYIQSTCATSGEGLYEGLDWLSNNIANKVRVHF; this is translated from the exons ATGGGGATGTCATTCACCAAGCTTTTCAGTCGGCTTTTCGCCAAGAAAGAAATGCGAATTCTCATGGTTGGACTTGATGCAGCTGGTAAGACCACCATATTGTACAAGCTCAAGCTGGGCGAGATCGTTACTACTATTCCTACCATTG GTTTCAATGTGGAGACTGTTGAGTACAAGAACATCAGCTTCACTGTTTGGGATGTCGGGGGTCAGGACaag atTCGTCCATTATGGAGGCACTATTTCCAGAACACTCAGGGTCTCATTTTCGTGGTTGATAGCAATGACAGAGATCGCGTTGTGGAGGCAAGAGATGAGTTGCATAGGATGTTAAATGAG GACGAGCTTCGGGATGTTGTGCTTCTTGTTTTTGCTAACAAACAAGATCTTCCCAATGCAATGAATGCTGCCGAAATAACTGATAAGCTTGGACTGCACTCTCTTAGGCAGCGTCACTG GTACATTCAGAGCACCTGCGCAACATCAGGAGAGGGACTTTATGAGGGTCTTGATTGGTTGTCTAACAACATAGCTAACAAAGTACGAGTACacttttaa
- the LOC138348016 gene encoding secreted RxLR effector protein 161-like → MDKAHPLSTLMVVRSLELSKDPFRPQEENEELLGPEVPYLSAIGALMYLANATRPDIAFSETSDMGLFYSNKDSADLVGHAYAGYLSNPHKARSQTGYLFTYGGTAISWRSTKQSIVATSSNHVENIAIHEASRECVWLRSVIHFIKERCGLKCDVKIPTVLFEDNVECIAQLR, encoded by the exons ATGGACAAAGCACATCCATTAAGTACTCTAATGGTTGTTCGATCACTTGAATTGAGTAAGGATCCATTCCGACCTCAAGAAGAGAATGAGGAACTTCTTGGTCCAGAAGTACCTTATCTCAgtgcaattggggcacttatgTATCTTGCTAATGCTACGAGACCCGACATAGCATTTTCT GAAACTAGCGATATGGGTCTGTTTTATTCTAACAAAGATAGTGCAGATCTTGTTGGTCATGCATATGCAGGTTATTTATCTAACCCACATAAAGCTCGATCACAAACAGGCTATCTGTTCACATACGGAGGTACTGCTATATCATGGCGATCTACGAAGCAGTCTATTGTcgctacttcttcaaatcatgttGAGAACATAGCCATTCATGAagcaagtagagaatgtgtATGGTTAAGATCAGTAATACATTTTATCAAAGAAAGATGTGGTTTGAAGTGTGACGTCAAGATACCCACAGTGCTCTTTGAAGACAATGTTGAATGCATAGCTCAATTAAGATGA